In Nocardia asteroides, the following proteins share a genomic window:
- a CDS encoding DUF305 domain-containing protein yields MARALRVAAAVGLAVFLLVLGAALRPLLITEKATPAPVLTAIELGFAQDMTAHHQQALILAERLDPAADPTVRRLAEQIGDTQRVEIGTLLGWTQLAGAAPTSAQPMTWMAASAGHHHEAAAAMPGMATTAELDALSAARGVAAETLFLQLMYRHHAGGVTMARAADALLTTGPVKQAARAMAQSQSQELGYLGMLLEARGSRP; encoded by the coding sequence ATGGCCCGTGCGCTCCGCGTAGCCGCGGCAGTCGGTCTCGCGGTGTTCCTGCTCGTTCTCGGCGCCGCGCTGCGCCCGCTGCTGATCACCGAAAAGGCCACGCCCGCACCGGTGCTCACCGCGATCGAACTCGGTTTCGCCCAGGACATGACCGCCCATCACCAGCAGGCGCTGATCCTCGCCGAGCGGCTCGATCCGGCCGCCGACCCCACCGTGCGCAGGCTGGCCGAGCAGATCGGCGACACCCAGCGGGTGGAGATCGGCACCCTGCTGGGCTGGACCCAGCTGGCGGGGGCGGCGCCGACCTCGGCGCAACCCATGACGTGGATGGCCGCCTCGGCGGGTCACCATCACGAGGCGGCGGCCGCGATGCCGGGCATGGCGACCACCGCCGAGCTGGACGCCCTGTCGGCCGCCCGCGGCGTCGCGGCCGAAACACTGTTCCTGCAGCTGATGTACCGTCACCACGCCGGCGGCGTCACCATGGCCAGGGCCGCCGACGCCCTCTTGACCACCGGGCCGGTCAAACAGGCCGCGCGCGCCATGGCGCAGTCACAGAGTCAGGAACTCGGCTATCTCGGCATGCTGCTCGAGGCCAGGGGCAGCCGCCCCTGA